A window of Thermococcus aggregans contains these coding sequences:
- a CDS encoding type II toxin-antitoxin system VapC family toxin has product MKVVLDTNVFHNWKFLLWLKDSPYYPVTSAVVYTEYLYHQSKKLGSVEEGKSAVETLFRSIGIEVLGFDKECAIETVKAVWGRWDFRKNARDYMIGALAVKLDAPLVTYNKKHFEWYSKVYTPEEFMKLAKH; this is encoded by the coding sequence ATGAAGGTCGTCCTTGATACAAACGTTTTCCACAACTGGAAGTTTCTGCTTTGGCTCAAGGATTCGCCATACTATCCAGTGACAAGTGCAGTTGTTTACACCGAGTACCTTTACCACCAGTCTAAAAAACTTGGGAGTGTTGAAGAGGGAAAAAGCGCTGTTGAGACGTTATTCCGCAGTATTGGGATTGAAGTTTTGGGATTTGACAAGGAATGTGCAATAGAAACAGTGAAGGCAGTTTGGGGCAGATGGGACTTTAGAAAAAATGCAAGAGACTACATGATTGGAGCATTGGCAGTAAAACTCGACGCCCCCTTAGTAACGTACAACAAAAAGCACTTTGAATGGTACAGCAAAGTATACACTCCAGAAGAGTTCATGAAACTCGCAAAACACTAA
- a CDS encoding AbrB/MazE/SpoVT family DNA-binding domain-containing protein, translated as MVSVTRKYQVTIPKEVREALGIKAGDEIVFVKTKEGYIIKRLEDFVREMAELSKDIDKTVDEMREGLSKVFKEAHE; from the coding sequence ATGGTAAGTGTAACGAGGAAGTACCAAGTTACCATCCCCAAGGAAGTAAGGGAAGCCCTTGGAATAAAGGCTGGGGATGAAATAGTGTTCGTTAAAACAAAGGAAGGATACATCATCAAACGTCTCGAAGACTTTGTTAGGGAGATGGCAGAGCTTTCAAAGGACATTGACAAGACTGTGGATGAAATGAGAGAGGGACTGAGCAAGGTGTTCAAGGAGGCCCATGAATGA
- a CDS encoding Hfq-like protein: MIELRFDSDTGMWECPVCGFKSMSKKLIETHIQQDHSDEVHYHSSGKERAFTKEADVRESGNKGDKEEGENVKEKKVKIKLITGDMFMGLFVPKDPYFITLKTEDGRRILINKGAVAFIELLEDK, from the coding sequence ATGATAGAGCTGAGGTTTGATTCGGATACGGGCATGTGGGAGTGCCCGGTTTGCGGGTTTAAGTCGATGTCAAAGAAGCTTATAGAGACCCATATTCAGCAAGATCATTCCGATGAAGTTCATTATCATTCTTCTGGGAAAGAACGAGCTTTTACTAAAGAAGCAGACGTCCGTGAAAGCGGTAATAAGGGCGACAAGGAAGAAGGAGAAAACGTTAAGGAAAAGAAGGTAAAAATCAAGCTCATCACTGGGGACATGTTTATGGGCTTATTCGTGCCCAAGGACCCGTACTTTATCACTTTAAAGACCGAAGATGGCCGTAGAATACTAATAAACAAAGGGGCCGTTGCCTTCATTGAGCTGTTGGAGGATAAATGA
- a CDS encoding ribbon-helix-helix domain-containing protein, with product MDEERKYTTVSIPKPLYEKIKKRIEGTGFTSVSDYVTYVLREVLASLEEEEKEEVFTEEEEEKVKERLRALGYLD from the coding sequence ATGGATGAAGAGAGGAAATACACAACTGTTTCAATCCCAAAGCCTCTATATGAGAAGATAAAGAAGAGAATCGAGGGGACAGGGTTTACTTCAGTTTCAGATTACGTTACCTATGTGCTAAGAGAGGTTTTGGCGAGCCTCGAAGAGGAGGAGAAGGAAGAAGTCTTTACCGAGGAAGAAGAGGAGAAGGTCAAGGAGCGCCTTAGGGCCCTCGGCTACCTCGACTGA
- a CDS encoding putative toxin-antitoxin system toxin component, PIN family, whose product MKEEQKKKLRKAVVDTSVIISSVLGDPKAAPAKVLKAMYAKKFKAYSSEEAMNELYDVLFSEKVTKLLKGGSEVLILTYLFVNSSVILVNPRTRVALCRDPKDNKFLEIAYEAKADCIVTLDKDLLDMRDENKEVKILEYKIKILRPEEFLQEL is encoded by the coding sequence ATGAAAGAAGAACAGAAAAAGAAACTCAGGAAGGCAGTGGTTGATACAAGCGTTATAATATCATCAGTACTTGGAGACCCTAAAGCTGCACCAGCAAAAGTGCTGAAAGCCATGTATGCCAAAAAATTTAAAGCGTACTCCTCGGAGGAAGCGATGAATGAACTTTATGACGTTCTTTTTAGCGAGAAGGTTACAAAGCTCCTCAAGGGCGGGAGTGAAGTACTCATTCTAACGTATCTTTTTGTTAACAGCTCAGTTATTCTCGTAAACCCAAGGACGCGTGTTGCCCTCTGCAGAGACCCAAAAGACAACAAATTTCTGGAGATCGCATATGAAGCTAAGGCCGATTGCATCGTAACCCTTGACAAGGATCTCTTGGATATGAGAGATGAGAACAAAGAAGTCAAGATTCTTGAGTACAAAATAAAGATCCTCAGGCCTGAGGAGTTCCTTCAAGAACTATAA
- a CDS encoding type II toxin-antitoxin system VapC family toxin — MIVVDTSVFIDALFEYKKDRTEIAKNFFRKIQEKNISIVEPDVFKIELIGQLVRRMPKEEAMTVYELIIENVEISETNKLKEVSFGIAFQTGCRAIDSFYIAISHSTNSLLVSNDKFQVESARKYGVKAFYLLEEFDQLERILNKSGDQSEPDNSPLGH; from the coding sequence ATGATCGTAGTAGACACCTCTGTGTTTATTGACGCACTCTTTGAATACAAAAAAGATAGAACCGAGATAGCCAAAAACTTTTTCAGAAAAATTCAAGAGAAAAATATCTCTATTGTAGAGCCAGACGTATTTAAGATAGAACTTATAGGACAACTAGTTAGGAGAATGCCAAAAGAAGAAGCAATGACGGTGTATGAATTAATTATTGAGAATGTAGAAATTAGCGAGACAAATAAGCTTAAAGAAGTGTCTTTTGGAATAGCTTTTCAAACTGGATGCAGAGCGATAGATTCATTTTACATTGCAATTTCTCATTCAACGAATAGCCTCCTCGTATCAAATGACAAGTTCCAAGTTGAAAGTGCAAGGAAGTACGGCGTTAAAGCGTTTTATCTTTTAGAAGAGTTCGATCAACTTGAGAGGATCTTAAATAAGAGCGGTGATCAAAGTGAACCTGATAATTCACCATTGGGACACTGA
- a CDS encoding nucleotide sugar dehydrogenase — MKLIGLNRDEVKQAFKEGKVTIAVYGLGKMGLPLAAVFAEHGANVIGVDINEKVVEMINNGENHIKEEPGLSELVERNVKAGRLKATTDGVWAAKQTDVMIILVPTLTDDRGNLKLEPVYDVARKIAKGLKKGDIVITEATMPPGTTESLVPILEESGLKLGEFGLAHAPERTMTGTAIRDITGQYPKIVGASDEKTLEAVIGIYETINKKGVIPMSSIKAAEAVKVFEGVYRDVNIALANELALWCEEHGLDALEVFEAANTQPYCHLHMPGAGVGGHCFARDEFVFLEKDGIEPLTVEELFELIEGNLEEKEGVLIKVPSKEYYILSFDPISKRPIFKRVTLATKRKLKPGERVLEIRTKTGRRVKLTENHIVWVYEHGKFVQKLAKELKQGDKMAIVMELPSKETPEVLNVLSILSRNPHGYRVKFPEIPSEARAILHSSLAPQSYDYVRDSYIPLKYYDEFKGVLPEPSAIASGREPSYLEFPPKIEINEDFATLLGYYLSEGCLTEDSSSRIRFSFNAGERDYIEEVKEILKKIGIRYSEYTQASVHYIKVSSRAFGELLKFLETGVNSYDAKVPGFILYNKALQKAILRGIINGDGSVVVYEGKRKIRKDGKEYTIDMISATIEIATASDKLAQQLFLMLQNLGVVPSYKKNGKVHILRIFGPDNLEKLREVVSGEKKEKLEYYLNNIRKREKSSTFKHTGSFALVEVKEIKPVEYNDYVYSFEVEDTSTIVTTSGLIVHNCIPIYPWFVINLAKKMNPRLIKTAREINDFMPYHVVELTVKGLNEVGKPLNGSNVLVLGLTFRGGVREFTKSPAIPIIKELKGWGAKVYAYDPLCTPEDAKRFGAEWKEDFKDVDAIVIVTDHKEFRSLNLEEVAKQVKSKVIIDGRNVLDSEKAEKLGFVYLRVGRV, encoded by the coding sequence ATGAAGCTTATCGGCTTAAATAGAGATGAAGTTAAGCAAGCTTTTAAAGAGGGTAAAGTTACGATAGCGGTTTACGGTCTCGGTAAGATGGGCCTTCCACTGGCGGCAGTTTTTGCGGAACATGGAGCCAATGTCATAGGCGTCGACATCAATGAAAAAGTTGTTGAAATGATAAACAATGGAGAAAACCACATTAAAGAGGAACCCGGCCTGTCCGAGCTGGTCGAGAGGAACGTAAAGGCTGGAAGGCTAAAGGCCACGACTGATGGCGTCTGGGCTGCCAAGCAGACGGATGTTATGATTATCCTTGTCCCAACGCTAACCGATGATAGGGGCAACTTAAAGCTTGAGCCAGTTTATGATGTGGCGAGAAAGATCGCAAAAGGTCTTAAAAAGGGAGATATAGTGATTACTGAAGCAACGATGCCTCCAGGGACGACGGAGAGCTTGGTTCCGATTTTAGAGGAGAGCGGCCTCAAGCTTGGTGAGTTCGGACTAGCACATGCTCCCGAGAGGACAATGACCGGAACCGCAATTAGGGACATCACTGGCCAGTATCCTAAAATAGTAGGAGCGAGTGATGAGAAAACACTGGAAGCTGTTATCGGCATATACGAGACAATTAACAAAAAAGGCGTTATTCCGATGAGCTCCATAAAAGCTGCCGAAGCTGTTAAGGTCTTTGAAGGAGTGTACAGAGATGTCAACATTGCTTTGGCAAATGAGCTGGCATTATGGTGCGAGGAGCACGGCTTGGATGCCTTGGAAGTTTTTGAGGCAGCCAATACCCAGCCCTATTGTCACCTCCATATGCCCGGTGCCGGCGTTGGAGGCCATTGCTTTGCAAGAGATGAGTTTGTGTTCCTAGAGAAGGATGGTATAGAGCCGTTGACTGTTGAAGAGCTCTTCGAGCTCATAGAAGGAAATCTTGAGGAGAAAGAGGGAGTTCTAATAAAAGTTCCCTCGAAAGAATACTATATACTGTCCTTTGATCCTATTTCCAAGAGACCCATTTTTAAGAGAGTAACACTCGCCACTAAGAGAAAGCTGAAGCCTGGAGAAAGGGTTCTCGAGATAAGAACAAAAACCGGAAGACGCGTCAAGCTCACTGAGAATCATATAGTGTGGGTTTATGAGCATGGAAAGTTCGTGCAGAAACTTGCCAAAGAACTAAAACAAGGGGACAAGATGGCGATAGTTATGGAATTACCTAGCAAGGAAACTCCTGAGGTTCTTAATGTCCTGTCAATTCTCTCCAGAAATCCCCATGGCTATAGAGTAAAGTTCCCAGAGATACCTTCTGAAGCTAGAGCAATTCTTCATTCAAGCCTCGCTCCACAGTCGTACGACTACGTGAGAGATTCGTACATACCGCTCAAGTACTATGACGAGTTCAAAGGTGTACTCCCAGAGCCAAGTGCCATAGCTAGCGGCAGAGAACCTAGTTATTTAGAATTTCCTCCGAAAATTGAAATCAATGAAGATTTTGCAACCCTTCTAGGATACTATCTCTCGGAAGGGTGCTTAACAGAAGATAGCTCCTCCAGGATAAGATTCTCGTTCAATGCTGGAGAAAGGGATTATATAGAGGAAGTAAAGGAAATCCTAAAAAAGATTGGCATACGCTACTCGGAATATACCCAAGCCAGTGTTCATTATATCAAGGTCTCGTCAAGGGCCTTTGGAGAGCTTCTCAAATTCCTTGAAACGGGTGTAAATTCATATGACGCCAAAGTACCAGGGTTTATCTTATACAATAAAGCCCTTCAAAAAGCCATTCTTAGGGGGATAATAAACGGAGATGGAAGTGTCGTCGTATACGAAGGAAAACGTAAGATAAGAAAGGATGGTAAGGAATATACTATAGATATGATAAGCGCGACCATTGAAATTGCAACGGCAAGTGACAAACTTGCACAGCAACTCTTCCTCATGCTTCAGAATCTCGGTGTTGTTCCCTCCTACAAGAAGAACGGAAAAGTTCATATATTACGCATTTTTGGACCAGATAACCTTGAGAAGCTTAGAGAAGTTGTAAGCGGTGAGAAAAAGGAAAAGCTTGAATACTATTTGAACAACATAAGGAAACGTGAGAAGAGCTCAACTTTCAAACATACGGGAAGCTTTGCACTCGTTGAGGTCAAGGAAATAAAACCAGTCGAATATAATGACTATGTGTATTCTTTCGAAGTGGAAGATACAAGCACTATCGTTACGACATCTGGCCTTATAGTTCACAACTGCATTCCTATCTACCCTTGGTTCGTCATAAATCTGGCCAAAAAGATGAATCCCAGGCTTATTAAAACTGCCAGGGAGATAAACGATTTCATGCCCTACCATGTTGTTGAGTTAACAGTTAAGGGCTTAAATGAAGTAGGAAAGCCGTTGAATGGAAGCAACGTCCTCGTGCTCGGGCTTACTTTTAGGGGCGGTGTTAGGGAGTTCACGAAGAGCCCAGCGATTCCGATTATCAAAGAGCTCAAGGGGTGGGGAGCAAAAGTTTATGCCTACGACCCGCTGTGCACTCCCGAAGATGCGAAGCGCTTTGGCGCAGAATGGAAGGAGGACTTCAAAGACGTCGATGCAATAGTTATAGTGACTGACCACAAAGAGTTCAGGTCATTGAACCTAGAAGAAGTTGCAAAGCAAGTGAAGAGCAAAGTGATAATTGACGGCAGAAACGTTTTGGATTCCGAGAAAGCGGAAAAACTTGGGTTTGTATACTTGAGAGTTGGAAGGGTTTAG
- the sat gene encoding sulfate adenylyltransferase: MVSKPHGGKLIRRIAAPKTRDRILSEQHEYPSVQIDHGRAIDLENIAHGVYSPLKGFLTRDDFESVLHHMRLSDDTPWTIPIVLDVEKPDFEEGDAILLYYEDIPIARMHVEEIYTYDKKEFAQNVFKTTDPEHPGVARVYSMKDYLVGGEIELLNELPNPFAKYTLRPIETRVLFKERGWKTIVAFQTRNVPHLGHEYVQKAALTFVDGLFINPVLGRKKKGDYKDEVIIKAYEVLFEHYYPKDAATLATVRYEMRYAGPREAIHHAIMRKNFGATHFIVGRDHAGVGDYYGPYEAWDLFDEFPDLGITPMFIKESFYCRKCGGMVNAKICPHDKEFHVRISGTKLRKMIMAGEQPPEYMMRPEVFEVIKNFENPFVE, translated from the coding sequence ATGGTCTCCAAGCCACACGGTGGAAAGCTGATTAGGAGAATAGCCGCCCCCAAGACAAGGGATAGGATTTTGAGCGAGCAGCATGAGTATCCTTCTGTTCAAATCGACCATGGAAGGGCCATAGATTTAGAGAACATCGCCCACGGCGTTTATTCTCCTTTAAAGGGGTTTTTAACGAGGGACGATTTTGAGAGCGTTCTGCACCACATGCGCCTCAGCGACGACACCCCTTGGACGATTCCAATAGTTCTGGACGTTGAGAAGCCGGACTTTGAAGAGGGCGATGCGATTCTGCTTTACTATGAGGATATTCCAATAGCGAGGATGCACGTTGAGGAGATATACACCTATGACAAGAAGGAATTTGCCCAGAACGTTTTCAAGACAACCGACCCAGAGCATCCTGGGGTTGCAAGGGTATATTCAATGAAGGACTACCTCGTCGGCGGTGAGATTGAGCTCCTCAACGAGCTTCCAAATCCATTTGCCAAATACACATTGAGGCCAATCGAAACGAGGGTTCTTTTCAAGGAGCGCGGCTGGAAGACGATAGTTGCCTTCCAGACTAGAAACGTTCCCCACCTCGGCCACGAGTACGTGCAGAAGGCAGCACTAACTTTCGTCGACGGCCTCTTCATAAACCCCGTTCTGGGCAGAAAGAAGAAGGGCGACTACAAGGACGAGGTCATAATCAAAGCTTATGAGGTCCTTTTTGAGCACTACTACCCGAAGGACGCGGCCACTTTGGCCACTGTTAGGTACGAGATGCGCTACGCCGGGCCGAGGGAAGCGATCCACCACGCCATAATGAGGAAGAACTTCGGTGCAACTCACTTCATCGTCGGAAGGGACCACGCGGGAGTTGGCGACTATTACGGGCCTTACGAGGCATGGGATCTCTTCGACGAGTTCCCGGACTTGGGAATAACTCCAATGTTCATAAAGGAGTCCTTCTACTGCAGGAAGTGCGGCGGAATGGTCAACGCAAAGATATGCCCGCACGACAAGGAGTTCCACGTAAGAATAAGCGGCACGAAGCTTAGGAAGATGATAATGGCTGGAGAGCAGCCGCCAGAATACATGATGAGGCCTGAGGTCTTCGAAGTAATAAAGAACTTCGAGAACCCGTTTGTGGAGTGA
- a CDS encoding antitoxin family protein, producing MEEIEVVYENGVFKPLKKVKLKEGTHGKVIVKMGIADVIENFSRKVKKDALQEFLEERR from the coding sequence ATGGAGGAGATTGAGGTCGTCTACGAGAATGGGGTGTTCAAACCTCTCAAGAAAGTGAAACTTAAGGAGGGCACCCATGGGAAAGTGATAGTGAAGATGGGAATAGCAGATGTTATAGAGAACTTCAGCAGGAAAGTGAAGAAGGATGCCTTACAGGAGTTTCTGGAGGAGAGGAGATGA